A genome region from Euphorbia lathyris chromosome 4, ddEupLath1.1, whole genome shotgun sequence includes the following:
- the LOC136227793 gene encoding protein CYPRO4, with translation MGTSQSREGQDFTDSDEEYQSEEEEEEEIHDADERQATPQSTTSTPTKKAIDEIDSKLKSLKLKYADAKPQVLPNRAVKLYLHIGGNTPNAKWVISDKLTSYNFVKTCKIDGDSDDDDEYGGGANSFWILKVASKVRARVSSEMQLKMFGDQKRVDFVSNGVWALKFYTDDEYRKFVSQFQDCLFENVYGIEAIEANKLKIYGKDFMGWIKPEIADDTMWEDAESDASAEKSSPFRLNQDLTEEFEEVANGGVQSLTLGALDNSFLVNDSGVQVYRNYSKGIHGKGVSVKFDNKDGSSPLKSTPKKAMLMRGETNMMLMSPLKEGNPHSTGIQQLDIETGKVVTEWKFGKDGTEITMKDITNDTKGSQLDPSESTFLGLDDNRLCQWDMRDRGGIVQSIGGDSPVLNWSQGHQFSRGTNFQCFASTGDGSIVVGSVDGKIRLYSKSSMRQAKTAFPGLGSRITHVDVTYDGKWILGTTDTYLILICTLFTDKDGKTKTGFGGRMGNKIPAPRLLKLTPLDSHLAGVNNKFHGGHFSWVTENGKQERHLVATVGKFSVIWDFQQVKNTAHECYRNQQGLKSCYCYKIVLKDESIVESRFMHDNYAVSDSPEAPLVVATPMKVSSISLSGKRKQG, from the exons ATGGGGACCTCTCAAAGCCGCGAGGGTCAGGATTTCACCGACTCCGATGAAGAATATCAATcggaggaagaggaggaagaagaaatcCACGACGCCGATGAGCGTCAAGCAACCCCTCAATCCACAACTTCAACACCGACCAAAAAAGCTATAGATGAAATCGATTCCAAACTCAAATCTCTGAAACTCAAGTACGCAGATGCTAAACCACAAGTTCTCCCTAATCGCGCTGTTAAACTCTATCTCCACATCGGCGGCAACACCCCTAACGCTAAGTGGGTTATCTCCGATAAACTTACCTCTTACAATTTTGTCAAAACTTGTAAGATCGATGGTGATTCTGATGACGATGATGAATATGGTGGAGGAGCTAATTCGTTTTGGATTTTGAAAGTTGCGTCTAAAGTTAGGGCTAGGGTTTCATCGGAGATGCAATTGAAGATGTTTGGGGATCAAAAGAGGGTTGATTTTGTTAGCAACGGTGTTTGGGCGTTGAAATTTTATACTGATGATGAGTATAGAAAATTTGTGAGTCAATTTCAAGATTGTTTGTTTGAAAATGTTTATGGGATTGAAGCTATTGAAGCGAACAAGTTGAAGATTTATGGGAAGGATTTTATGGGGTGGATTAAGCCTGAAATAGCTGATGATACAATGTGGGAAGATGCTGAAAGTGATGCTAGTGCTGAGAAGAGCTCACCGTTTCGTCTGAATCAGGATTTAACGGAGGAGTTTGAAGAGGTTGCTAATGGAGGTGTTCAGAGCTTGACTTTAGGTGCTTTAGATAACAGTTTCCTAGTTAATGATTCAGGTGTTCAAGTTTATAGAAATTacagcaaaggaattcatggaaaggGGGTTTCTGTGAAGTTTGATAACAAAGATGGATCTAGTCCTCTGAAATCAACCCCTAAGAAGGCGATGTTGATGCGAGGCGAGACGAATATGATGTTGATGAGTCCATTGAAGGAAGGAAACCCACATTCAACTGGGATTCAGCAGCTAGATATTGAGACAGGGAAGGTTGTAACAGAATGGAAGTTTGGGAAAGATGGAACAGAGATTACAATGAAAGATATAACAAATGATACAAAAGGGTCTCAATTAGACCCTTCAGAGAGTACATTTCTGGGATTAGATGATAATAGATTGTGTCAATGGGATATGAGAGATAGGGGCGGAATTGTGCAGAGCATTGGCGGGGATTCGCCTGTTTTGAACTGGAGTCAAGGGCATCAATTCTCAAGAGGGACTAATTTTCAATGCTTTGCAAGTACAGGAGATGGATCAATTGTTGTTGGATCAGTTGATGGTAAGATAAGGTTGTATTCTAAGTCATCAATGAGGCAAGCTAAGACAGCTTTTCCGGGACTTGGCTCGCGGATTACTCATGTTGATGTTACTTATGATGGGAAGTGGATATTGGGGACAACTGATACATATTTGATCCTAATTTGTACTCTGTTTACTGATAAAGATGGAAAAACTAAGACCGGATTTGGTGGTAGAATGGGAAATAAGATTCCGGCTCCCCGATTATTGAAGCTTACTCCTTTGGATTCACATTTGGCTGGTGTCAACAATAAATTCCATGGTGGTCATTTCTCATGG GTCACCGAAAATGGTAAACAAGAGCGACACCTAGTGGCTACGGTGGGCAAGTTCAGTGTGATATGGGATTTCCAGCAGGTGAAGAACACAGCTCATGAATGCTACCGGAATCAACAAGGTCTGAAGAGCTGTTACTGTTATAAGATTGTGTTGAAGGATGAATCCATCGTCGAAAGTCGTTTTATGCACGACAATTATGCAGTTAGCGACTCGCCTGAGGCTCCGTTGGTGGTGGCAACCCCCATGAAAGTCAGCTCCATCAGCCTTTCGGGTAAACGAAAGCAGGGATga